One Polynucleobacter sp. MG-5-Ahmo-C2 genomic window carries:
- the tmk gene encoding dTMP kinase, whose amino-acid sequence MTSMYPGYFISFEGIDGAGKSTHIESFQKLMQARYPDREVVMTREPGGTALGEQLRALLLDAPMNLETEALLMFAARREHIAQVIEPALELGKIVISDRFTDASFAYQGGGRGLSLHKLNELEHWVQGRANGSLLQPNLTILFDLPGEVAEARRSKVRAPDKFEKMDLNFFEKVRQEYLRRAKEDPKRFHLVDATQTPDAIWNGLKNLGFNI is encoded by the coding sequence ATGACATCAATGTATCCAGGATATTTCATCAGCTTTGAAGGTATTGATGGCGCCGGTAAAAGCACGCATATTGAGTCATTTCAAAAGCTGATGCAAGCACGCTACCCCGATCGTGAAGTAGTGATGACACGCGAACCTGGTGGAACAGCCTTAGGCGAACAACTCAGGGCGCTTTTATTAGATGCGCCGATGAATCTTGAAACGGAAGCCTTATTAATGTTTGCTGCGCGTCGCGAACATATCGCTCAGGTAATAGAGCCTGCCTTGGAGCTTGGGAAAATTGTGATCTCTGATCGCTTTACTGATGCCAGCTTTGCCTATCAGGGTGGGGGCCGGGGCTTAAGCCTACATAAATTAAATGAACTTGAGCATTGGGTTCAAGGCCGAGCAAATGGGTCTTTGTTGCAGCCTAATTTAACGATCCTTTTTGATTTACCAGGCGAGGTTGCTGAAGCCCGCAGGTCTAAAGTGCGTGCTCCAGATAAGTTTGAAAAAATGGATTTGAACTTCTTTGAAAAGGTTCGCCAAGAATACCTCCGTCGGGCCAAGGAAGATCCCAAGCGTTTTCACCTAGTAGATGCCACTCAAACCCCGGATGCCATTTGGAATGGCTTAAAGAATTTGGGTTTCAACATCTAA
- the mltG gene encoding endolytic transglycosylase MltG yields the protein MSRKIQGRGRFPNQKTHSQGFRALLYGILTMIGLVYGALFFWPVVPSKPNVGDLPAYKIKIKPQSGLASISQQLQEQGISTPSIPFQIAARALFVASKLKPGTYLLPNNASLGAILLQFSRGDRVKESIAIIPGMTIWQLRNLIDSHPALIHQTKGMSANELMQTLNLNYPGLEGIFLPDTYVFDPDEPDISIYRQASQAMQKQLSQTWSQKESRSPIKTPYELLILASIVEKETGRSSDRGLIAAVFTNRLNKGMILQTDPTVIYGIGPKFDGDLRKADLRRDSAYNTYMRKGLPPTPIAMPSKDSIQAAAHPALSNALFFVAKGDGSSHFSQSLNEHEAAVDKYQRKSKATSH from the coding sequence ATGAGCAGAAAAATTCAGGGAAGAGGTCGTTTTCCTAATCAAAAAACACATAGTCAAGGCTTTAGGGCTTTGCTATATGGAATTCTTACGATGATTGGGCTTGTCTACGGTGCCTTATTTTTTTGGCCTGTAGTGCCGTCCAAGCCAAATGTTGGTGATTTGCCGGCATATAAAATCAAAATCAAACCGCAATCTGGACTCGCTAGCATCTCTCAGCAACTACAAGAACAGGGGATATCAACGCCCTCAATACCATTTCAGATTGCTGCTAGAGCCTTATTTGTTGCATCCAAGTTAAAACCAGGCACCTACCTTTTACCAAATAACGCCAGCTTAGGAGCGATTCTTCTTCAATTTTCCAGAGGCGATAGGGTCAAGGAGAGTATTGCCATCATTCCTGGTATGACGATTTGGCAATTAAGAAATTTGATTGATTCACACCCCGCATTGATTCATCAAACCAAGGGGATGAGTGCCAATGAACTAATGCAAACTCTTAATCTCAATTACCCGGGCTTAGAGGGTATTTTTCTACCGGATACTTATGTCTTCGATCCAGATGAGCCTGATATCAGCATTTATCGCCAAGCTTCCCAGGCTATGCAAAAGCAATTGAGCCAAACTTGGTCTCAGAAAGAAAGCCGTTCACCCATAAAAACACCATATGAGCTCTTGATACTGGCTTCGATTGTAGAAAAGGAAACAGGGCGCTCTAGCGATCGAGGTTTGATTGCGGCTGTCTTTACCAATAGATTAAATAAGGGCATGATACTTCAAACTGATCCGACAGTGATCTACGGTATTGGGCCAAAATTCGACGGTGATTTGCGTAAAGCAGACCTTCGCAGGGATAGTGCCTACAATACTTATATGCGTAAGGGATTGCCACCGACACCCATTGCCATGCCTAGCAAAGATTCTATACAGGCAGCAGCACATCCAGCTTTAAGCAATGCTCTATTTTTTGTGGCCAAAGGGGATGGATCCAGTCATTTTTCGCAGAGCTTAAATGAACATGAGGCAGCAGTAGATAAGTATCAGCGTAAATCAAAAGCAACATCCCATTAA
- a CDS encoding folate-binding protein YgfZ, which yields MMNKPKNPPNQATLPQWGLIFIEGEDAASFLQGQLSNSVLGLNRSFPPQLAQAYGSVRLTGYCSPKGRLLASAWLGLFPSDEHSADRFALFISRDIAATTAKRLSMFVLRSKVKVVDASSEWDIFGYCANPEDLQHLTAELGQIGMRLPDVFTQDQIYARALIAQKNKDLDKSLNNDSTQWDHLEVMSAIPRIVQATQEQFVPQMINFESVAGVDFKKGCYPGQEIVARSQYRGAIKRRLQLAHTAKNSLGEQSIAPGVELFHSGDPDQPTGMVVLSSYAPQDLNRIDFQIECKLEALESGEIHLGSTAGPVLKIDTLPYPLIEI from the coding sequence ATGATGAATAAGCCCAAAAACCCACCAAATCAAGCAACTTTGCCCCAGTGGGGACTAATTTTTATTGAAGGTGAAGATGCTGCTAGTTTTTTACAGGGCCAGCTCAGTAATTCAGTTTTGGGCTTGAATCGCAGCTTTCCACCGCAACTCGCACAGGCTTATGGCTCAGTAAGGTTGACCGGTTACTGCAGCCCTAAAGGGAGATTGTTGGCAAGTGCCTGGCTGGGGCTTTTTCCAAGCGATGAGCATTCCGCAGATCGTTTTGCGCTATTCATTTCAAGAGATATTGCGGCAACAACAGCTAAGCGTTTGTCCATGTTTGTTCTGCGCTCGAAAGTTAAAGTAGTTGATGCTTCATCCGAATGGGATATTTTTGGATATTGTGCTAACCCTGAAGATCTTCAACATCTGACTGCAGAGCTTGGTCAGATTGGAATGCGTTTGCCTGATGTCTTCACTCAAGACCAAATCTATGCGCGTGCCTTGATCGCACAAAAAAATAAAGATCTAGATAAATCCCTAAATAATGATTCTACGCAATGGGATCATCTTGAAGTAATGAGCGCCATTCCAAGAATCGTTCAAGCAACGCAGGAACAGTTTGTACCGCAAATGATCAATTTCGAATCGGTTGCAGGTGTCGATTTCAAAAAAGGTTGCTACCCTGGACAAGAAATCGTAGCTCGCAGTCAATATCGTGGCGCCATTAAAAGACGTCTGCAATTGGCTCATACTGCAAAAAATTCCTTAGGCGAGCAATCGATCGCCCCAGGCGTAGAGCTTTTTCACAGCGGTGACCCAGACCAACCAACCGGCATGGTAGTTTTATCCTCTTACGCTCCTCAGGACCTTAATAGAATCGATTTTCAGATTGAATGCAAACTAGAGGCGCTCGAAAGTGGGGAAATTCATCTAGGAAGCACAGCAGGACCTGTGTTAAAAATAGATACATTGCCTTATCCATTGATCGAAATCTAA
- a CDS encoding NRDE family protein translates to MCLILFAWKSHPDYPLVVAANRDEFYERDTEGISWWPEHPHILAGRDRADVLGSPGTWLGFSKAGKFAALTNVRAPSEKNPDSRTRGELSLMYLAGKDGPAGFIQENVKRFQNYNGFNLLMADLSNPENAEMHWVSNRMMMGQNIRPRKVFPHQPLEAGVYGLSNAMLDTPWPKVNHRVAAFAQTLAMDSGRLKNADQYLKLLSDTHCASDHELPNTGVSREWEKALSPAFIKTDTYGTRSSTVLRVRKDGQFEMVERRFDATGTVGHDVITGALSVAPGSNLSV, encoded by the coding sequence ATGTGCCTCATTCTCTTCGCCTGGAAATCACATCCCGACTATCCATTGGTAGTTGCGGCTAATCGTGATGAGTTTTATGAGCGCGATACCGAAGGAATCTCTTGGTGGCCAGAACACCCTCATATATTGGCTGGCAGGGATCGTGCAGATGTATTGGGAAGTCCAGGCACATGGTTAGGTTTTAGTAAAGCCGGTAAATTTGCAGCCCTCACCAATGTGAGAGCGCCAAGTGAAAAAAATCCTGATTCAAGAACGCGTGGCGAACTTTCTTTGATGTATCTTGCCGGAAAAGATGGCCCTGCTGGCTTTATTCAAGAGAATGTGAAGCGCTTTCAAAACTACAACGGCTTCAATCTCTTGATGGCTGACCTGAGTAATCCTGAGAATGCTGAGATGCATTGGGTGAGCAACCGGATGATGATGGGGCAAAATATTCGCCCACGCAAGGTCTTTCCTCATCAACCTTTGGAAGCTGGTGTTTATGGGCTTTCTAACGCTATGCTAGATACCCCATGGCCCAAGGTAAATCATCGTGTAGCTGCATTCGCACAAACGCTGGCTATGGATAGCGGAAGACTTAAGAATGCAGATCAATATCTAAAACTGTTGTCTGACACTCACTGCGCAAGTGATCATGAGTTACCGAATACAGGGGTGAGTCGCGAGTGGGAAAAAGCCCTTTCACCCGCTTTTATTAAAACGGATACTTATGGCACCCGCTCAAGTACTGTCTTAAGGGTTCGCAAAGATGGTCAGTTTGAAATGGTGGAGCGTCGATTCGATGCTACTGGCACAGTTGGTCACGACGTCATTACAGGCGCTTTGAGTGTTGCGCCAGGCTCCAACCTTTCGGTTTAA